A genomic window from Deinococcus planocerae includes:
- a CDS encoding M3 family metallopeptidase has protein sequence MRKQGKILGIFKVTNMTNPAWELLDQRFSTLLASPLNPETAPQALEDWLSLNRALYQTRGELIRAYYAHSTDAQVKGAHDNFVRNYFPKLAAASKQFIRRVAARGLNYPTTWQQFVEAATDDQPSDDLLALQGEENQLGKSFQQIRASTLYLVDGEEVQPGQLAAKLQHPNREERRKAYLGLIGSEHQKDDELDDLFVELHRIRTRIAEQSGYANYYDYALAKGPLRNKAYTPQDTVRFRESVKKYIVPLFLELRRLRKQSLGVTELRPWDNMLNPFGGTPMAQFTDDVDALSRAAKVLDRLDTEFGDVFRDLESQDLIDIESRPDKARNGYSSILPETEQSFVIMHIGPRSFNIHLLFHELGHAIHYAMAPKGQPYEVYTPPLEFAEFVSQTFELVTTPLLWEFFEQEDLKVVNYLLLERICFEILNTCKLDEFQEKVYQEQSLNKSMITVIYEQVDAQYPTGVEWGDAAHLRPYFWKNFTLFSSPFYRFEYAVAWVTALQFQSAYQKNPGGALSRLKSAMRLGYTRPTRELFREAGVDLQFNEEVLAHTSNDLRSRMMVR, from the coding sequence ATGCGAAAGCAGGGTAAGATACTCGGCATCTTCAAGGTGACGAATATGACGAATCCTGCATGGGAGCTTCTAGACCAGCGTTTCTCCACCCTCCTGGCCTCGCCACTGAACCCCGAGACTGCGCCGCAGGCTCTCGAGGACTGGCTCTCTCTCAATCGAGCGCTCTACCAGACGCGAGGGGAATTGATTCGCGCCTACTACGCCCATTCCACGGATGCTCAGGTCAAGGGGGCCCATGATAATTTTGTTCGTAACTACTTCCCCAAGCTTGCCGCTGCTTCCAAACAATTCATCCGACGGGTCGCCGCGAGAGGCTTAAACTATCCGACCACTTGGCAGCAGTTTGTTGAAGCGGCTACAGACGATCAGCCTTCAGACGATCTTCTCGCACTTCAAGGTGAGGAAAATCAACTTGGGAAATCGTTTCAGCAGATTCGCGCCTCGACGTTGTATTTGGTGGACGGCGAGGAGGTCCAACCGGGGCAGCTCGCTGCAAAATTACAACATCCTAACCGAGAAGAGCGCCGAAAAGCTTACTTGGGTTTGATTGGCAGTGAGCATCAGAAGGATGATGAACTTGACGACTTATTCGTAGAATTGCACCGCATACGCACACGTATCGCAGAACAAAGCGGTTACGCGAACTATTATGATTATGCTCTGGCAAAGGGTCCTCTTCGCAACAAAGCCTATACACCACAAGATACAGTCAGATTTAGAGAATCGGTAAAGAAATATATTGTCCCTCTTTTTCTCGAACTTCGTAGGCTTCGTAAACAATCCTTAGGCGTTACGGAACTGCGGCCTTGGGACAACATGTTGAATCCGTTTGGTGGTACACCAATGGCGCAATTTACGGATGATGTGGACGCACTCAGCCGGGCGGCAAAAGTCCTTGACCGACTCGACACCGAGTTTGGGGATGTATTTCGCGATCTTGAATCCCAAGATTTGATCGACATAGAATCCCGTCCAGACAAAGCACGCAACGGCTATTCGAGCATCTTACCAGAAACCGAACAGTCGTTTGTCATCATGCACATAGGACCGCGCTCCTTCAATATTCACCTGCTCTTTCATGAACTTGGTCACGCGATACATTACGCTATGGCCCCGAAGGGACAACCCTACGAGGTATACACTCCTCCCCTCGAATTTGCTGAATTCGTTTCACAAACTTTTGAGTTAGTAACGACCCCACTTCTATGGGAGTTCTTTGAGCAAGAGGACTTGAAAGTTGTCAACTATCTTCTTCTTGAGAGAATATGTTTTGAGATTCTCAACACGTGTAAATTGGATGAATTCCAGGAAAAAGTTTATCAAGAACAGTCCCTAAACAAATCAATGATTACTGTTATATACGAACAAGTGGATGCTCAATACCCTACTGGGGTTGAGTGGGGCGACGCCGCCCACTTGAGACCGTACTTCTGGAAAAATTTCACACTGTTTAGCAGCCCCTTCTACAGATTCGAATACGCAGTCGCCTGGGTCACGGCTCTGCAATTCCAAAGCGCGTACCAGAAGAATCCCGGAGGAGCTTTATCGAGACTCAAATCTGCTATGCGTCTGGGATACACCCGACCCACTAGGGAACTTTTTCGGGAAGCGGGTGTGGACTTACAATTTAATGAAGAAGTACTTGCCCATACGTCTAATGATCTTCGATCCCGCATGATGGTACGCTAA
- a CDS encoding bifunctional metallophosphatase/5'-nucleotidase: MPRLTFLHTNDIHGHLPELARLTALAHRERARAEAEGRTVYRWDAGDAFDRRFEAGRLTRGAALPPVLAASGVTLQTVGNDIGLVYGMGALTRMAQRAPYPMLAANLRDGEGPLVEGLRESVLLDGPDGLKIGVFGLTAPWDGLYGIYGLHLPDEREVAARLRDELWAAGAQVVILLSHLGLEDDRQLAAAVPGLDLIIGAHSHDLLPEGEWVGGTLIVQAGDRAKYLGRVDLDLGPDGKVSRATATVLPVPEDTPPDDYVERALEELERELEGVRHEVVGHLTAPLPLNHFHDSALANFAAEALRTRAGAEIGLVASGTLHAPLDAGPVTRGALVNTAGLVPVNPLVSAVTGRALLGALERSLDPAVIGVRHHGMRGTPIGLLGLSGLHVQVDDGADVRQRVREVWVGGAALDPERTYRVAHTDLETEPGTFLSGAGVSGTQADASLLLEDVLREHLASFSPVSPPASAPWAGVEHLGLEEQTSRS, translated from the coding sequence GTGCCCCGCCTGACGTTTCTGCACACCAACGACATCCACGGCCACCTGCCCGAACTGGCCCGCCTGACCGCCCTCGCTCACCGCGAGCGCGCCCGGGCGGAGGCCGAGGGGCGCACCGTGTACCGCTGGGATGCCGGGGACGCCTTCGACCGCCGCTTCGAGGCCGGGCGCCTCACGCGCGGCGCGGCCCTCCCCCCCGTGCTGGCGGCGAGCGGCGTGACCCTCCAGACGGTCGGCAACGATATCGGGCTCGTCTACGGCATGGGCGCCCTCACCCGCATGGCCCAGCGTGCCCCCTACCCGATGCTCGCGGCCAACCTGCGGGACGGCGAGGGTCCGCTCGTCGAGGGCTTGCGCGAAAGCGTGCTGCTCGACGGCCCCGACGGGCTCAAGATCGGCGTGTTCGGCCTGACCGCTCCCTGGGATGGTCTGTACGGGATCTACGGCCTGCACCTGCCCGACGAGCGGGAGGTGGCCGCCCGGCTGCGCGATGAGCTGTGGGCGGCGGGCGCGCAGGTGGTGATCCTGCTCTCGCACCTCGGCCTGGAGGACGACCGCCAGCTCGCCGCCGCCGTGCCGGGCCTCGACCTGATCATCGGCGCACACTCCCACGACCTGCTCCCGGAGGGTGAGTGGGTGGGGGGCACCCTGATCGTCCAGGCAGGCGACCGGGCAAAGTATCTGGGCCGCGTGGACCTGGACCTCGGCCCGGATGGGAAGGTCAGCCGCGCCACCGCGACGGTCCTCCCGGTCCCCGAGGACACCCCGCCGGACGACTACGTGGAAAGGGCGCTGGAGGAACTGGAGCGCGAGCTGGAAGGCGTCCGGCATGAAGTGGTCGGACACCTCACCGCGCCGCTGCCCCTCAACCACTTCCACGACTCGGCGCTGGCGAACTTCGCCGCCGAGGCCCTGCGCACCCGGGCAGGCGCCGAGATCGGCCTGGTGGCGAGCGGCACCCTGCACGCTCCTCTGGACGCGGGGCCGGTGACTCGTGGGGCGCTGGTGAATACCGCCGGGCTGGTGCCCGTGAACCCGTTGGTCTCGGCGGTGACTGGCCGGGCCCTGCTGGGGGCGCTGGAGCGGTCGCTCGATCCGGCGGTCATCGGGGTTCGTCATCACGGGATGCGCGGCACGCCCATCGGCCTGCTCGGGCTGAGCGGCCTGCACGTCCAGGTGGACGACGGGGCGGACGTAAGGCAGCGGGTGCGGGAAGTGTGGGTGGGTGGAGCGGCCCTCGACCCCGAGCGCACCTACCGGGTCGCCCACACCGACTTGGAGACCGAACCGGGCACCTTCCTGTCTGGGGCCGGGGTCAGCGGAACCCAGGCTGATGCCAGCCTCCTGCTGGAGGACGTGCTCCGCGAGCACCTGGCAAGCTTCTCTCCCGTCAGCCCTCCGGCCTCGGCACCCTGGGCAGGGGTAGAACACCTGGGGCTGGAGGAGCAGACCAGCCGCTCTTAG
- a CDS encoding DUF4258 domain-containing protein, which produces MVPGFDFSTSEVLEWELAAIWKALDEDRLIFSRHAREELSLDALTLDDVLDAINFPDEVSKDLPGGPRAPGLNFDRFLGSMRLRAKVGWRDATYIVVTVMAN; this is translated from the coding sequence ATGGTCCCGGGCTTCGATTTCAGCACGAGCGAGGTGCTGGAGTGGGAACTCGCCGCGATCTGGAAGGCTCTGGACGAGGATCGCCTGATCTTCAGCCGCCACGCCCGCGAGGAACTGAGTCTCGATGCCCTGACCCTCGATGACGTTCTGGACGCCATCAATTTTCCCGATGAGGTCAGCAAGGACCTCCCCGGCGGCCCCCGCGCCCCGGGCCTGAACTTCGACCGCTTTCTCGGCTCCATGCGCCTGCGGGCCAAGGTCGGCTGGCGCGACGCTACCTACATCGTCGTCACCGTCATGGCGAACTGA
- a CDS encoding helix-turn-helix domain-containing protein, which produces MPVRPTTYQTQQRGVRITVTDVPTTFSDDGEELGFALGVMRQLDALVQEALVQAPEGGAVQLAYAETVPPPDPVSLELRRALRLRRINGAQMAQQLGVTPPVVSRWLSPDYHQHGMETLRRIADALDMDVEVKLKPRKRKTAS; this is translated from the coding sequence ATGCCTGTCCGGCCCACCACCTACCAGACCCAGCAGCGCGGCGTGCGAATCACCGTCACGGACGTGCCAACGACCTTCAGTGACGATGGGGAAGAACTGGGCTTCGCTCTGGGAGTTATGCGCCAACTCGACGCCCTGGTGCAGGAAGCCTTAGTGCAGGCGCCGGAAGGCGGTGCCGTCCAACTCGCCTACGCCGAGACGGTGCCGCCGCCTGATCCGGTGAGCCTGGAACTGCGGCGGGCGCTGCGACTCCGCAGGATAAACGGCGCCCAGATGGCCCAGCAGCTCGGCGTGACACCCCCGGTCGTCTCCCGTTGGCTCAGCCCCGACTATCACCAGCATGGAATGGAGACGTTACGGCGCATTGCCGACGCCCTGGACATGGACGTGGAAGTCAAGCTCAAGCCCAGGAAGCGCAAAACAGCGTCCTAG